Genomic DNA from Alkalihalobacterium alkalinitrilicum:
TGCCATTTCCCTTGTCGTAACGATTCCTATGTTATTACTTTGATGAAATATTTCTGCAAGATGACCTGGATTATGATCTTGTTGATTTGAATAGCTAACGTCTTTACTTAGTTGAAATCCAAATAATAAGTAGGAACCTATCCCCATGAAAACAAACAATGGTTTAAATAGCCATTTTCTATTGTAGCCAATACGCGTTTGACTATCACCAGCACATAAAACGAAAAACAAGAGCAATGAGCTTATTGTAAAAGTAATAAAAATCATTAAAATAATAGAAGCTTCCGATCCTGATATCATATCACCTAACATTGCCCCCATCATACTTCCCATTAAGCCAGCCATAGCACCTTCGATAGCTGAGAGTATACCTAATGAAATTCCAGATAAAGCTCCAGCTAGTAATCCAAAGAATATAGAAATTATTGTAGAAAAATATAATTCACCTTGAAATAATACGCCAAACAAAACGCCACCAGTTAATCCTATATTCATAGAAACCGTCATCGATACGATCATCCTGTGCATCGGTAATAGTTTATCTTTGAGTAGGTAAGAGATGATAGTCATAACGATCATTGTAAGTAAGAGGCTGATAAGGATGTAATAATAAAATGGATTCAAGTTGTCCCCTCCTTACTTAATATTTATGACTACAAAACGCTGTACATGCAATAGAGTAAAAAAGATGTAAATCTAATTTTTATGTATACAAACTGAAAGATAAAAACCACATATTATACATGAACACGTGGTTTTTGCAACTAGATTATTTTTTTCACTTCTTACTTTAACTCCAGTTATCTTGATGGTTCTCCTTTTAATATTCTTTTTTTAAAAATATTCTCTCCCCTATGCCTTCGACGATAAAATGATCATTTGGACCAATGTTTAGTAGATTTCTAATCTCCTTAGGAATTGTAATTCTTCCTTGATGAAACACACATTGATTATGTGTGGATTCTTCTAAAAGGGGTTCGATAATAATCGTCTTGTCTTTATGGTAAACATAAACAGAGTATAGTTTTCCGTTGGCAAGGTTTAGTTGCTCCCTGACTTTTTTTGAAAAAGTAATTAAGCCACGGTTGGATATTTTACATACATTCACTTTTGAATCACCTTTATTACAAGAAATATTTAGTATAAGCTTAACAAGAATAAGTCAAGAAAATATGCAGAAACGAAAAATTAATTTAGAGCTTAGACAACTGTTTTAAAAAAAATCATCATAAAGTCTGGACTGCATATTTTCTCAACAATTTATGTTTAAACTTTTGTTATTATTTGTAAAGGTGATGATGATGAAATTTTCTATTAAAGTTGGTTTATGGTTCTTTTTATGTATATTGATTATCGAAACAGCTTTCCTTACAAGCGAGAGGAAATAGTCATCGCGATGTATTAGAAATCTCGTTTTATCACGATACGCTTCATCATATTGCGTTAATGGAAGCACAAGCAGATACTGAAGTGGTCATCACAAATACAAACCGAGACATAATAAAAACCTCGAGTCCGATAGACTCTGCTACTCAATTTATACTTGAAAAAGAAAACTTTAGTCATGCAGAAGGTGGACATATTCTGCAATCTGATTGGAAAAAGGAAAAATATATAGCAACGGTATCGCCATTTAATGATGGAAAAGGAAATCAAGGATACGTTTATATGCTTAAAAGTACAGATCATATTCAGGCATTTATTACCCATTTAAACCGCCATTTTCTTTTGGCTATAGTTCTTATTCTCTTATTTCTTTTCATTACGATTATCTTCTTATTAAAAGTATTAACGAAACCACTTGTCTCGATGAAGGAGGCGACGAAGAAAATTAGTAATGGAGATTTTTCAGTCACTGTCCCAATTAAGTCGAATGATGAAATCGGTGAGTTATCGAAATCAATTCAATCGTTAGCTAATGATTTGAATTATTTAAAAAAGGAACGCAATGAATTTTTGGCAAGTATTTCTCATGAACTTCGCACACCGCTAACTTATATTAAAGGCTATGCGGATATTGGAAGAAGAAAAACATTATCGGAAACTGAAAGAATGAAGTACTTGTATATCATCCATGAGGAATCTGAGCGTGTCTATCTACTGTTACAAGAATTATTTGATCTTGCCAAAATGGATCAAAACATGTTTACGATTCAAACGGAACGAGTCAATCTAAAACAGTTCATATCTTCCATCTATGAAAAAGCTCGACTCGTTTTCCATAATCAAGAAAAAGAATTGTTGTTTATGTGTACATCGGAACCGATTGTCGACATTGATCCGCGGCGATTTGAACAAGTGATCTTAAATCTATTAGATAATGCCCTTAAATATTCGCCAGAAAAGTCCATTACCTTGATCGAAGTACAAAGCATGAATAACGAAATTCTTATTAAACTCCAAGATGAAGGTAACGGCATCCCTAGTGAAGATTTACCACACATTTTTAACCGATTATATCGTGTTGATAAATCCCGTTCTAGGTTAACAGGTGGTTTTGGTTTAGGGTTGGCGATTGTAAAAGAAATTGTTGAAGCTCACAATGCTGATATAATAGTTGAAAGTAAAGTTGGCGAAGGGACATGTTTTATTATTCGTTTGAAGGAGATTAGTGATGAAAACCGTACTATTAGTTGATGATGAAAAACGTATGCTCGACCTCCTAGATTTATATATCACACCTTATGGCTATGAATGTATTAAGGAAACCTCAGGAATTGAAGCCATTGCATCCTTAGAAAAACAGAATGTAGACATTGTCATTCTTGATATTATGATGCCTGAAATGGATGGTTGGACTACCCTTGAAAAAATTCGGCAATTTTCGAACGTTCCGATCATTATGCTCACAGCTAGAAATGATAAGGGAGATATCGTAAAAGGGTTAAAAAAAGGTGCAGATGATTATGTGTCCAAACCTTTTGACGAAGGGGAATTACTTGCTAGAATAGAAGCGATCATTCGACGTACAAGTGATAAAACCGAAGACGGTCCTTTGTCTTTTCATGGATTAACAGTCGATCTAACGACGATCGAAGTTCAGTATCAAAATAAAAAAATTCCGATGACACCGAAAGAATTTGCGCTGCTCGAATTATTTTTAACCTATCAAAATAAAGTGTTCTCGAGAGATCACCTTCTATCCACTCTCTGGGGGCTTAAAGCAGATACTGAGGATCGCACCATTGATTCCCATATTCGAAACCTTAGGGAAAAACTTCGTAATGCGGGATTTCCTGCCGATGAACATTTGAAAACAGTATGGGGTATTGGGTATAAGTGGAGTTGATAGTGAGGACTCCGTAACTAATTAGTAGTACGGGTCTTTTTCTGCAGAAATATTATATTTCCCAGCCGATTTTCTTTACTAATTCAGGGAAGTCGATAAAAAGATTTCGATTCCCTTGGATTTCATAAATGGCTTTGTTCCTATGCTTTTCATATATGTCAACCGGGAATTCCTCATGCCATGTTTTCAATAAAGAAATGTTAAGGTTTTTCCGAAAACCTTTTCTTATTTTACTAGGGTAACGTAACAAAAAATAAAGAGTTGCCCGAGCAACTGTACCTTTTCCAAACTTCGGTTCAAAACGATCTGATTCGAAGGTACCACAGTAGTTACTATTACTTAACTTTCTTGGAACAGTTAAATATTCTCTGAAATCAAAATAAGGAAAATTTGACCGAGCATTGTTACAATTAGGTTCACAAACAAACAAATGATGTAAATCCCTTTCATCGGTTCTCCTCCATTAAACCAAGATTGTGGTACTACATGTTCCGTATTAAATCGGTGTTGTCTCGAAACGTTCATTACCTCTTCAGTCATCTTTTTACTATTAGACTGGTAATATAAAATTAGTTTTCTATATTGTTGAAATCACTTTTGAATGATCTCATAGTCTTCTTCAATTGCTTGTAATGGGTTCTTTCTTTCACCAGAATAAATTCCAATTAATTCTCCATTTGGTTGAAGGTCTACCCAAGAATATAACTTATCTTTACTAATGTAATAGGGATATTTGTATTGATGAGTTTTCGTAATTAAATCTTTAAACTCATGGACTATTTGTTAGGGTAGATTCCTATTTATTGTAATTTCGCGGTAATAATTCTCAATCCAAATTTCATCTTGTTTTTGATCATAATATAATTTTTTACTTGATTTGATTTTGTTTTGATTTTCGGTTAGGTTTACTACAAGAGTATCATGCTCACAGTTTTCCATACATTCTAACTCTTCCAACTGTAATTGGATAAGTTTGTTGTAAAGCATAATCTCCCTCCAAAATCTTAAGTTCATTCATTTTTAATTTTAGCTTTCTATTTTAAAATATCAGATAGTTATTAATAGTTAAATATGTAAAGTGAAAAAAAGGTGTGATTTATGCCTTTAGCTTAGTAAAGACTGTTCACAAAAATTAAAGGAGAGATCGACTATAATTTTGCTAAAGTCAATCTCTCCTCCTTTATACTTGAATTCAACTAAGCTATTTATCATGTATGTCAACCTAACATATATCCAAGCTATTGAGCAGGATACATTTCTTGTAAAAACGTTATTGATTGATTAATTAATGCCTTTAAGACATCAATATCAATGTCTGCGA
This window encodes:
- a CDS encoding AbrB/MazE/SpoVT family DNA-binding domain-containing protein; the protein is MNVCKISNRGLITFSKKVREQLNLANGKLYSVYVYHKDKTIIIEPLLEESTHNQCVFHQGRITIPKEIRNLLNIGPNDHFIVEGIGERIFLKKEY
- a CDS encoding HAMP domain-containing sensor histidine kinase, encoding MEAQADTEVVITNTNRDIIKTSSPIDSATQFILEKENFSHAEGGHILQSDWKKEKYIATVSPFNDGKGNQGYVYMLKSTDHIQAFITHLNRHFLLAIVLILLFLFITIIFLLKVLTKPLVSMKEATKKISNGDFSVTVPIKSNDEIGELSKSIQSLANDLNYLKKERNEFLASISHELRTPLTYIKGYADIGRRKTLSETERMKYLYIIHEESERVYLLLQELFDLAKMDQNMFTIQTERVNLKQFISSIYEKARLVFHNQEKELLFMCTSEPIVDIDPRRFEQVILNLLDNALKYSPEKSITLIEVQSMNNEILIKLQDEGNGIPSEDLPHIFNRLYRVDKSRSRLTGGFGLGLAIVKEIVEAHNADIIVESKVGEGTCFIIRLKEISDENRTIS
- a CDS encoding response regulator transcription factor — protein: MKTVLLVDDEKRMLDLLDLYITPYGYECIKETSGIEAIASLEKQNVDIVILDIMMPEMDGWTTLEKIRQFSNVPIIMLTARNDKGDIVKGLKKGADDYVSKPFDEGELLARIEAIIRRTSDKTEDGPLSFHGLTVDLTTIEVQYQNKKIPMTPKEFALLELFLTYQNKVFSRDHLLSTLWGLKADTEDRTIDSHIRNLREKLRNAGFPADEHLKTVWGIGYKWS